In Nerophis lumbriciformis linkage group LG01, RoL_Nlum_v2.1, whole genome shotgun sequence, the genomic stretch aaacaaacacataccaatcgttggttagaaggcgatcgccgaatttgtcctcgctttctcccgtgtcgctggctgtcgtgtcgttttcgtcggtttcgcttgcatacggttcaaaccgatatggctcaatagcttcagtttcttcttcaatttcgttttcgctacctgcctccacactacaaccatccgtttcaatcgtaatctgttgaatcgcttaagccgctgaaatccgagtctaaatccgagctaatgtcgctataccttgctgttctatccgccatgtttgtttgtgttggcatcactgtgtgacgtcacaggaaaatggacgggtgtatataacgatggttaaaatcaggcactttgaagctttttttagggatattgcgtgatgggtaaaagtttgaaaaaaacttcgaaaaataaaataagccactgggaactgttttttaatggttttaacccttctgaaattgtgataatgttccccttcgaAGCTTTTAATGTGGTATTTTAAACTTCTCCCACAGACAACCGTATACAGACGTTACATGGTCTTGAAAGTAACCATTTTTCTAAACTGGTCACTTTGGAGCTGAGGGGAAACCGTTTAAGTACAACTGAGGGCATCAACCTTCCCAACCTGCAGCGATTATATCTGGTGATGAATCTTTTTATGATGAAAAGGATGACTGTTATTTTGGGATGTTGGTGTTTAATCCGAAGAAGTTCTTTCTCTGCATTCAGGCCCAAAATTCTATTAAACATCTTGAGGGCTTGGATAAGTTAGAGAGCCTCACCACCCTTCACCTCCGTAAAAACAAACTAACCAACGTAGAAGGGCTCAGCTCCAACATGAAATGTCTCCAGTACATCAACATCAGGTAGACAGCGACTTTTCAGTAAGAATGATCGGCACTCTTAACTGCAGTGGCAACAACAACATTCCTCTATCTCTTCTTCAGAAGCAATGATATCTTAGATGAGACCTGCCTGAGTTCCCTTGGCCATGTGTCAAAAACCCTGCGGGTTGTGGTCCTCTCTGAAAATCCACTGGACGGCAACACAGACTACCGGCCGTACATCCTGACTCTCATCCCAAAACTGGAGCGTCTTGACAAAGAGCCTATCTCCCTTGAGGAGCGGGCTGAAGTCTGGAAGACAGTCAATGTAAATACACGTTACAAACAGAAGTTGCCACTATTGCAATTTTAGGGATTGTTTGCTCCTGTTATTGCTTGTTCTAATGGAATGTTTGTCATTTCAGGAACTCAAAGAAGAAGACTAAGTCAAACTTTTGCAGTCAATGAACTTCCTGGAAAAGATAGGCTTAGGAtggccaatccaatccaatctacttcatttatatagcacatttaaacaagaaaattttttccaaagtgctgcacaaaaatattaaaaacaagattcaaatattatccttagctccaccaatgactgaataaaaacaaaataaataaatataaaaccaatataaaaataaatatgatttaacacgattttaaagggtaaaaccaattaaaacaataaatagaaattacaattttaaaacacagaggaccacacaagtcacatagtgttaaaagccagagaattaaaagtgggtcttaagacgagacttaaaacttgCATGTATcatatgttattgttgtgtttcgctGTCTATTAAGTTTGAAATGCTTCAATTCATGTAGTCATGACATAaatcgagtcacatgacttggactcgcgttagactcgagtcatgaatttgatgactttagactcgacttgacagaatgtaaagagacttgcaactcgacttagactttaacatcaatgacttgtgacttcacttggacttgagccttttgacttgacatgacttgctactttccccaaaacccaaagattaaaaagttattcaggagcgctctgtatctttcattgtgtacgtgtgtgtgtgtgtcagcgtgtgtgtctgtcagcgtgtgtgctctcagtacaacatccaatcaaattagatccacgttgttttcatcccgcagcattcatccaatcaaattgcaggaaaacCAATAaagaagagttgtccaacaacgtgacaGTGAGAAAAAATTATGCCAAAATTGGTTTTGTTCGGGTataaaaaactacgacttggtcaacaaaaaacgaattgcagtatgcaaaatatgcagttcgaatattacagacggagacgcaacaacttccaactttgttcgacatttgaagatgcacaaagaagggtaagttttgaatgtaagctaatgtttattggctaagtaacgtgacatttatttgctgtgtagttaaatcagtgaggctgtaaactcactgctaacgttataaccatagatatcttataagtagacgcagcatcgagcgctactgcctactggctctgacgagacgcggggccgccatcttggagtggtgatccgctccactcagtgcaattcatctggcaggagcaatgaactgtcagcgcatttaattcattttacctcactgaataccactgatttttacgtgcgtttttgtcatacgtgtagctatgataaaagacacatgttttggcgtgttttgttattcatagtttgcttaacagtaatagaatattcttatatgctgtaAGTGACCAGACTtcagagatcaaaactgggaatataatcccagagaagggggaaaaaaatggtcaactatttttaagttgaagaaacaatatgattaggttatatatacatgcgtatatcgtacataaacaatgtatgaatacattagatatctatatatcttagggacctatagactgcatctctgttgctgcagcagcagagagtttattctgtcttgacactttgtattgatattttgtattacattcttcccttaaatgataaggtttacagtgattgttctatatgtattttttatgtaagtcgctttggataaaagtgtctgccaaatacttaaacatatataaacacctgaaagtctttatatcagctaaaaccaccaatctgtttcactggattcagaacaaaaccaaattctgttttaccccacaatgttagtatttgaatattgttacttgaagacttattcctggttacaattatactgttaagaaagtattatcttatattttgcctaaaaggagaatgcatcataatcagtggcggctggtgaattttgttttaggtgaggctgaaagtttgtaaaccaaacccctgtaggggcatcatcctcccccagaagatttctttgtgattttcacatacaaatattgaagatctttgctccttctcaactctgtggtaatattattttcacaaaatacaaccaataacgttacgttagtcaatgtatctcacacagtaacgtaacgtgagacggcggtcagcagcacagcgtattttagccacctccaaaaagacaaacatagtcaaataaaggtcagttaaaatgtatactatattaagaatatgtgtacatattgcataaggccctgacatctaaaaagtacaactctgttcattgttatgttcatgtatttgttatgtttttcatgtgtactcacacatacagtatgagatgagatcaatgagataaggtaagaacaggatagaaactgctgtggaactagttacaatgcaatatgccaggaaaatacaatgttaacacttttgtgcaaataagtacagttgcacttgttttttcaaatgtgtttattctgtaaaggaatgagttaaatgctttgtaccgaggatgtcgttgtggcttgtgcagccctttgagacacttgtgatttagggctatataaataaacattgattgattgattgattgattgataaatgtttaaaatgactggttaatagtgctattatgaagtgcaatgtcagcactattttttttcatgcaatttcaaatgcacttgttttaataaataaatacagcgttttaaaagcatacacaatctgtgtaaatatattagtctatggttaaaaggacttgaaaggactcgaaactcaagatgcaggacttgggacttgacttgagactttccagtcttgactttggacttgactcgggacttgcctgtcttgactggagacttgactcgagacttaagggcaaagacttgagacttacttgtgacttgcaaaacaatgacttggtcccacctctgaactgtgcatatgacaataaacaatccttaatcttgaatcttgaatcctccataaagggataaccccaaaccaggaggatcgtcatactcgcttcgagtgaccgccgatgatgttgacaggggttagtgcatgtgcctcacaatacaaaggtcctgggttcaatcctgggcttgggatctttctgtgtggagtttgcatgttctccccgtgactgcgttggttccccccggttactccggcttcctctcacctctaaagacatgcacctggggataggttgattggcaacactaaattggccctagtgtgtgaatgtgagtgtgaatgttgtctatttatctgtgttggccctgcgataaggtggcgacttgtccagggtgtaccccgcctaccgcccaaatacagctgagataggctccagcaccccccgcgaccccgaacgggacaagcggtagctaatggatggatggatggattgattgattgattgattgaaacttttattagtagattgcacagtacagtacatattccgtacaattgaccactaagtctccatatatggtagagatttacctgAAGAACTTTGTACGTGTCCTCTATTGCAGACTGCCCAGTACATGCACGTGCAtcccccgctgttgccatttccaatacaAAGTATTGTATAGTTCTCATTGGCGATCACTCGACGCGAGTATGATAGTCCTCCTGTTGGAGGACTATgttctaacttacatctgtcagcaTACTCTAtatggaagcgttaaaaactacaacatggctgacggtgagaagacgcagtcgaagtggaggcacgttaataagaccgtccacaaaacaGCGCTTCCtatagagacggtcagaaagcggtttttagatggtctgtaaaacataatctatgcaacatttcgaccaaataaccacaattacatgttatgtagaccacaataatGTATTTTAAATGTAGTAAAATAATCATTACACCTTTTGTTGCATCAATAATTTTCATTATATTACATGAAAAGGTAGTAAGCAATACTGTGTGTCTACCACTGAGGACGCCGGAAAATCTTAGTTTTCAGTACAACCAGTCAATAAAAAATTAACTATATAGATTAAACAACTTGtgctttaataaataaaaaaaaacctcaatttCTACCTTTTTACCTGGACAAGTTACCTAACATTACCTGACATGCTGCTTGTTATTGCAGCCATTTTGGGAAGACTCACAGTATATTTCACTAGACAAACCCAAAGAAAGCCGAGGATGTCCTCTGCACAGCACTATTTGCATTTAAAATAAGCCTGTGAAACACTTGTCTCCGGAGGACAATAATGCATCAGTGGATCTCTCAGTAGGATAGCAAGAAAAACTTGCCACTTATTCAAATTTTATGATGAAGCACTGCCGTTTAAATGAAGGTTTGTTTTTTGTATGTTAAAAGGTCAAGAACAGTGCAAACAATGATGTGTACAAATAGTTCCCCATGTTGCAACGGCATTTGCCCTTTCTTCCTCTCAAAAGAACCTGTGTGGGTGCAATGTTGCAAAATTACCGTACCCACAACCAAAGCTGCACCTATTTCTTTCAAGACAGTGTAGTAAGATGAGAAGTGGATTTTCACGTTTTAGCAACGGCTCGATGCCGACGTGTGGAAAATGAAATTGCATCTCTCGTAGTTTCACTGGTGTGATTGATCTGGGTCAATGTATGGCGAAACAAAGTCCATCCAAAGTCACTGTCCCTTTAAATCTGCAGCTGAATGGCAGCCAGCAGGGAAGTGTTTGCAAAATGTGCCTTCTCATCATTACACAGGGAACTATTTGTGTAGAGCAGCTCCTATCTTCCATTGTACtcctttgtatttacagtatgacACATACTGTAGGGGGGTATCCTTGTATGgaggattcaagattcaagattcaagattgtttattgtcatatgcacagttaaacagaccgtttgccgtacaatgaaaatcttacttcgCTAGTCCACcgttcaacaagtcacacggtacttagctaaaaataaaaaataaaaataaaaatgtatatacaaggcacagtaagtaacataacattattgcacattctgattgacagtcaacagtataaatatggaggtgacattgggtcacagcagcagttaaggtgtctttagtgatcaaaggtgaaaagtgtctacagtgatggttcacagttcgggggtggtcatggtagctgtcttttgttcaaaaagatacaagtaaaacggggggggggataacattcacaagttagcattcacaagcctgatggcctgtgggtagaa encodes the following:
- the lrrc23 gene encoding leucine-rich repeat-containing protein 23 isoform X2, encoding MDEDDGSDVENGEETQEDEDDEATEVRPLDQDIIIPGLSLLCRTGNGLRHAFIKVVLKDKRLSDIAAISNYVHLRFLDVSNNRISDLSPLLSLTQLLWLKVDKNIVTCFQGQAFAQLVYLQWLSMAANRLTDMDGLVGPALESLILSDNRIQTLHGLESNHFSKLVTLELRGNRLSTTEGINLPNLQRLYLAQNSIKHLEGLDKLESLTTLHLRKNKLTNVEGLSSNMKCLQYINISNDILDETCLSSLGHVSKTLRVVVLSENPLDGNTDYRPYILTLIPKLERLDKEPISLEERAEVWKTVNELKEED
- the lrrc23 gene encoding leucine-rich repeat-containing protein 23 isoform X1, encoding MDEDDGSDVENGEETQEDEDDEATEVRPLDQDIIIPGLSLLCRTGNGLRHAFIKVVLKDKRLSDIAAISNYVHLRFLDVSNNRISDLSPLLSLTQLLWLKVDKNIVTCFQGQAFAQLVYLQWLSMAANRLTDMDGLVGPALESLILSDNRIQTLHGLESNHFSKLVTLELRGNRLSTTEGINLPNLQRLYLAQNSIKHLEGLDKLESLTTLHLRKNKLTNVEGLSSNMKCLQYINIRSNDILDETCLSSLGHVSKTLRVVVLSENPLDGNTDYRPYILTLIPKLERLDKEPISLEERAEVWKTVNELKEED